A stretch of the Bacillus anthracis str. Vollum genome encodes the following:
- a CDS encoding ABC transporter ATP-binding protein, whose protein sequence is MSEPLLEVKNLKTYFPIKGGIFSRTVGHVKAVDGVSFTIKKGEVFGLVGESGSGKTTIGKTILRLVQKTEGEVKFKGHDVHSLSKEELRKHRPNMQLVFQDPFSSLNPRMRIGEALGEPMLAHGLATKENVREKVTEVLELCGLAPYHIDRYPHEFSGGQRQRIVIARAMVLNPEFIVADEPVAALDVSIQAQIINLFSELQEKKGLSYLFISHDLSVVEHLCTKIGIMYLGTIVETAPRDELFTNPLHPYTKALLSAVPIPDPTVKRERIILEGDIPSPANPPSGCCFHTRCPFATDICKQTVPEFRNVGEEHFVACHHV, encoded by the coding sequence ATGAGTGAACCATTATTAGAAGTAAAAAACTTAAAAACATATTTTCCAATTAAAGGCGGCATATTTAGTAGAACGGTTGGACATGTAAAAGCAGTTGATGGAGTAAGTTTTACTATTAAGAAAGGCGAAGTATTCGGTCTCGTTGGTGAATCAGGAAGCGGAAAAACGACGATAGGAAAAACAATTTTACGTCTCGTCCAAAAAACGGAGGGAGAAGTGAAATTTAAAGGACACGATGTTCATTCTCTATCAAAAGAGGAATTAAGAAAACATCGTCCTAATATGCAGCTTGTGTTTCAAGATCCATTTAGCTCATTAAATCCGAGAATGAGAATTGGAGAGGCACTTGGTGAGCCGATGTTGGCTCACGGATTAGCGACGAAAGAAAATGTTCGCGAAAAAGTAACGGAAGTATTAGAGTTATGTGGCTTAGCCCCATATCATATTGACCGGTACCCTCATGAATTTTCTGGTGGACAACGTCAACGTATCGTTATCGCAAGAGCCATGGTATTAAACCCGGAATTTATTGTAGCTGATGAACCTGTGGCAGCACTAGACGTATCTATTCAAGCACAGATCATTAATTTATTTAGTGAGCTACAGGAGAAAAAGGGACTATCTTATTTGTTCATTTCACATGATTTAAGCGTAGTAGAGCATTTATGTACGAAGATTGGAATTATGTATTTAGGAACAATTGTGGAAACAGCACCGCGTGATGAGTTATTTACAAACCCACTTCATCCGTATACAAAAGCATTGTTATCCGCTGTGCCAATACCAGATCCAACAGTGAAGCGAGAGCGAATTATACTAGAGGGTGATATTCCAAGCCCAGCGAATCCGCCTTCAGGTTGTTGCTTTCATACACGCTGCCCGTTTGCAACAGATATTTGTAAACAAACGGTACCGGAATTCCGTAATGTTGGTGAAGAGCACTTTGTTGCTTGTCATCATGTATAA
- a CDS encoding DUF3948 family protein codes for MKEQVLQVTKGDFVGSASGAVVLTALIVFLSSVLV; via the coding sequence ATGAAAGAGCAAGTATTACAAGTAACAAAAGGTGACTTCGTAGGATCAGCAAGTGGAGCAGTAGTATTAACAGCATTAATCGTATTCCTATCAAGCGTATTAGTATAA
- a CDS encoding DUF3948 family protein codes for MKEQVLQVTKGDFVGSASGAVVLTALIVFLSSVLV; via the coding sequence ATGAAAGAGCAAGTATTACAAGTAACAAAAGGTGATTTCGTAGGATCGGCAAGTGGAGCAGTAGTATTAACAGCATTAATCGTATTTCTATCAAGCGTATTAGTATAA
- a CDS encoding DUF3948 family protein, whose translation MKNMKEQVLQVTKGDFVGSASGAVVLTALIVFLSSVLV comes from the coding sequence ATGAAAAATATGAAAGAGCAAGTATTACAAGTAACAAAAGGTGACTTCGTAGGATCAGCAAGTGGAGCAGTAGTATTAACAGCATTAATCGTATTTCTATCAAGCGTATTAGTATAA
- a CDS encoding DUF3948 family protein, whose translation MKNMKEQVLQVTKGDFVGSASGAVVLTALIVFLSSVLV comes from the coding sequence ATGAAAAACATGAAGGAGCAAGTATTACAAGTAACAAAAGGTGACTTCGTAGGATCAGCAAGTGGAGCAGTAGTATTAACAGCATTAATCGTATTTTTATCAAGTGTATTAGTGTAA
- a CDS encoding DUF3948 family protein: MNSEQVLQVTKTDLLGSLGGAVVLTSFILFLANVLV, translated from the coding sequence ATGAACAGTGAACAAGTGTTACAAGTAACAAAAACAGATTTATTAGGATCATTAGGTGGAGCGGTAGTATTAACATCATTTATTCTATTCCTTGCAAACGTATTAGTATGA
- the hppD gene encoding 4-hydroxyphenylpyruvate dioxygenase, protein MKQKSMDTLAAQMEDFFPVRDVDHLEFYVGNAKQSSYYLARAFGFKIVAYSGLETGNREKVSYVLVQKNMRFVVSGALSSDNRIAEFVKTHGDGVKDVALLVDDVDKAYSEAVKRGAVAIAPPVELTDENGTLKKAVIGTYGDTIHTLVERKNYKGTFMPGFQKAEFDIPFEESGLIAVDHVVGNVEKMEEWVSYYENVMGFKQMIHFDDDDISTEYSALMSKVMTNGSRIKFPINEPADGKRKSQIQEYLEFYNGAGVQHLALLTNDIVKTVEALRANGVEFLDTPDTYYDELTARVGKIDEEIDKLKELKILVDRDDEGYLLQIFTKPIVDRPTLFIEIIQRKGSRGFGEGNFKALFESIEREQERRGNL, encoded by the coding sequence ATGAAACAAAAATCTATGGATACGCTAGCTGCACAAATGGAGGACTTTTTTCCAGTACGTGATGTAGATCATTTGGAATTTTACGTAGGAAATGCAAAGCAATCAAGTTATTATCTTGCGAGAGCATTCGGATTCAAAATTGTGGCTTACTCTGGATTAGAAACTGGTAATCGTGAAAAAGTATCTTATGTTCTTGTGCAAAAAAACATGCGTTTTGTTGTGTCTGGGGCTTTAAGTAGTGACAATCGTATTGCAGAGTTTGTAAAGACTCATGGTGATGGCGTGAAAGATGTAGCATTACTTGTTGACGATGTTGATAAAGCATACTCAGAAGCAGTGAAACGTGGTGCCGTCGCAATTGCTCCGCCTGTAGAGTTAACAGATGAGAACGGTACATTGAAAAAAGCAGTTATTGGTACGTATGGTGATACAATTCATACGCTTGTAGAGCGTAAAAATTATAAAGGGACATTTATGCCAGGATTCCAAAAGGCTGAGTTTGATATTCCATTTGAAGAGTCAGGTTTAATTGCTGTAGACCATGTAGTTGGTAATGTTGAAAAGATGGAAGAGTGGGTTAGTTATTACGAGAACGTTATGGGCTTTAAACAAATGATCCATTTTGATGATGATGATATTAGTACAGAGTATTCAGCATTAATGTCGAAGGTTATGACAAATGGAAGTCGTATTAAGTTCCCTATTAACGAGCCAGCAGATGGAAAGAGAAAATCACAAATTCAAGAATATCTAGAGTTCTATAATGGAGCAGGTGTACAGCATCTTGCTTTACTAACAAATGACATTGTTAAAACAGTAGAAGCGCTACGTGCAAATGGTGTGGAGTTTTTAGATACACCAGATACTTATTATGATGAGTTAACTGCACGAGTTGGAAAAATTGATGAGGAAATTGATAAGTTGAAAGAATTAAAGATTTTAGTAGATCGCGATGATGAAGGATACTTACTACAAATCTTTACGAAACCAATTGTAGATCGTCCAACTTTATTTATTGAAATCATTCAGCGTAAAGGTTCTCGTGGATTTGGAGAAGGAAACTTTAAAGCGTTATTCGAATCAATTGAAAGAGAACAAGAGCGTCGCGGGAATTTATAA
- a CDS encoding fumarylacetoacetate hydrolase family protein translates to MKFVTFRLPSKEMRAGWLEGDKVIDMNLASDGKLPSSMFAFLEKADEYVEVLRNIKNPEKGIYSLEEVQLAAAIPNPSSIRDFYAFEQHVKTARGRRGLDVVPEWYDIPVFYFTNHRAVIGPNDVVIGPKKSEKIDYELEIACVIGKEGRNISREQAEEYIFGYCIMNDWSARDLQATEMKVGLGPAKGKDFATSLGAHLVTKEELDVYRNGDRYELEMTAHVNGKLLSKGNFQDIYYTFAEMIERASEDVTLYPGDVIGSGTVGTGCILELGTEEWLQDGDVVELTITGLGTLRNTVKKEKEAGDEHVLSSHGGATS, encoded by the coding sequence ATGAAATTTGTTACATTTCGTCTTCCTTCAAAAGAAATGCGAGCTGGATGGCTTGAAGGTGACAAAGTAATCGATATGAATCTTGCTAGTGATGGGAAATTACCTTCTTCTATGTTCGCCTTTTTAGAGAAAGCGGATGAGTATGTAGAAGTATTGCGTAATATTAAGAACCCGGAAAAGGGCATATATTCTTTAGAGGAAGTGCAATTAGCAGCAGCGATTCCTAATCCGAGTAGTATTCGGGATTTTTACGCGTTTGAGCAGCATGTAAAAACGGCACGTGGCCGAAGAGGGCTAGATGTTGTACCAGAATGGTATGATATCCCGGTTTTTTATTTTACGAACCATCGTGCTGTAATTGGTCCGAATGATGTTGTAATTGGTCCGAAAAAATCTGAAAAAATTGATTATGAGTTAGAGATTGCTTGCGTAATCGGGAAAGAAGGAAGAAATATTTCTCGTGAGCAAGCAGAGGAATACATTTTTGGTTATTGTATTATGAATGATTGGAGTGCAAGGGACTTACAAGCAACAGAAATGAAGGTAGGACTTGGTCCAGCGAAAGGAAAAGATTTTGCAACTTCATTAGGAGCGCACCTTGTTACGAAAGAGGAATTAGATGTTTACCGCAACGGTGACCGTTATGAGTTAGAGATGACTGCTCATGTGAATGGAAAGCTATTATCAAAAGGGAACTTCCAAGATATTTACTATACATTTGCTGAAATGATTGAACGTGCTTCGGAAGATGTTACGTTATACCCAGGTGATGTGATTGGTTCTGGGACAGTAGGAACAGGTTGTATTTTAGAACTGGGTACAGAAGAGTGGCTGCAAGATGGTGATGTGGTAGAGCTTACGATTACTGGTTTAGGTACATTACGTAATACGGTCAAAAAAGAAAAGGAAGCAGGTGATGAGCATGTTTTATCGTCACATGGGGGAGCTACCTCATAA
- a CDS encoding homogentisate 1,2-dioxygenase → MFYRHMGELPHKRHVQFRKKDGSLYREQVMGTKGFSGTQSILYHHYMPTEVGHAALSHSCQLQYEEDVVLSHRHFRTKENKKSGDAVSGRNFILGNEDLLIGVVTPTEKMNYFYRNGDGDEMLFVHYGTGKIETMFGTIHYRKGDYVTIPIGTIYRVIPDEGETKFLVVEANSQITTPRRYRNEYGQLLEHSPFCERDIRGPEKLETYDEKGEFVVMTKSRGYMHKHVLGHHPLDVVGWDGYLYPWVFNVEDFEPITGRIHQPPPVHQTFEGHNFVICSFVPRLYDYHPESIPAPYYHSNVNSDEVLYYVEGNFMSRKGVEEGSITLHPSGIPHGPHPGKTEASIGKKETLELAVMIDTFRPLRIVKQAHETEDEKYMYSWIEEGSYTVK, encoded by the coding sequence ATGTTTTATCGTCACATGGGGGAGCTACCTCATAAACGACATGTACAATTCCGTAAAAAAGATGGATCGCTTTATCGTGAACAGGTAATGGGAACAAAAGGTTTTTCTGGTACGCAATCTATTTTGTATCATCATTATATGCCAACGGAAGTAGGGCATGCAGCATTATCACATTCTTGTCAGTTGCAGTATGAAGAAGATGTTGTTCTTTCTCATCGTCACTTTCGCACGAAAGAAAATAAAAAAAGTGGTGATGCGGTAAGTGGCAGAAACTTTATACTTGGAAATGAAGATTTATTAATCGGAGTAGTGACTCCGACAGAAAAAATGAATTATTTCTACCGTAATGGTGATGGCGATGAAATGTTGTTTGTCCATTACGGAACAGGAAAAATTGAAACAATGTTCGGAACGATTCACTATCGAAAAGGTGATTATGTAACAATCCCAATTGGAACGATTTATCGTGTTATTCCAGATGAAGGAGAGACTAAGTTTCTTGTTGTAGAGGCAAATAGTCAAATTACAACACCGCGTCGCTATCGTAATGAATATGGACAATTGTTAGAGCATAGCCCGTTTTGTGAGAGAGATATTCGTGGCCCGGAAAAATTAGAGACGTATGATGAAAAAGGTGAGTTTGTCGTAATGACAAAGTCACGAGGATATATGCATAAACATGTTTTAGGACACCATCCGTTAGATGTAGTTGGATGGGATGGTTATTTATATCCCTGGGTCTTTAATGTAGAGGATTTTGAGCCAATCACAGGTCGTATTCATCAGCCACCTCCAGTACATCAAACGTTCGAGGGTCACAATTTCGTTATTTGTTCTTTCGTACCACGTTTATATGACTATCATCCAGAATCTATTCCGGCACCGTATTATCATAGTAACGTGAATAGCGATGAAGTACTGTACTATGTAGAAGGTAACTTTATGAGCCGAAAAGGTGTGGAGGAAGGGTCTATTACACTTCATCCGAGCGGCATTCCTCACGGTCCACATCCTGGGAAAACAGAGGCGAGTATAGGGAAAAAAGAAACGCTTGAATTAGCTGTTATGATAGATACATTCCGTCCGCTTCGTATTGTAAAACAAGCACATGAAACAGAAGATGAAAAATATATGTATAGCTGGATTGAAGAGGGATCATATACTGTGAAATAA
- the murF gene encoding UDP-N-acetylmuramoyl-tripeptide--D-alanyl-D-alanine ligase — translation MINRTLKQVEQMINGTGLAEQYEGITIQGVSIDTRKIEKGNLYVPIQGERFDGHAFVDKAVENGAVATLWVKDVANPPENLPVIFVEDTLSALQMLAKNYRDQLDVKVIGVTGSNGKTSTKDIVTSLLATKFKVQKTEGNFNNHIGLPLTILNLEENTEVAVLEMGMSSRGEIEFLSKLARPNAAIITNIGEAHLMDLGSREAIAEAKLEIVTGLQEGGVFVYNGDEPLLTNRVPEMNLIAETVTFGDARANDYYPTTVTLQATGTHFKMNREENISFYLPVLGKHNVYNTLASMAIAKYFGVTWEEMKEGLVTLQMTGMRMEIVKTDSGLTIINDAYNASPTAMEAAFHLMNGLDGFSKKIVVLGDMLELGDQEVQFHYEVGKLIDPAKISYVFTYGKLGAQIAEGAKINFPNERVKAYDNKEELVKELQAVVDTKDVVLVKASRGMKLEEVITMLK, via the coding sequence ATGATAAATCGAACGTTAAAACAAGTAGAACAAATGATAAATGGTACGGGATTAGCAGAGCAGTATGAGGGAATTACTATACAAGGGGTGTCTATTGATACGAGAAAAATCGAAAAAGGAAACCTATATGTTCCGATTCAAGGTGAACGTTTCGATGGACATGCTTTTGTAGATAAAGCTGTTGAAAATGGAGCTGTGGCGACATTATGGGTGAAAGATGTAGCAAATCCACCTGAGAATCTTCCGGTTATTTTTGTAGAAGACACGCTATCAGCATTACAAATGTTAGCGAAAAACTATCGCGATCAATTGGATGTTAAAGTGATTGGTGTGACAGGTAGTAACGGTAAAACATCTACAAAAGATATTGTAACAAGTCTTCTTGCAACTAAATTCAAAGTTCAAAAAACAGAAGGAAACTTCAATAATCATATCGGGCTACCTCTTACTATTTTAAACTTAGAAGAAAATACAGAAGTAGCTGTATTAGAAATGGGAATGTCAAGCCGCGGAGAAATTGAATTCTTATCTAAGTTAGCTCGTCCAAATGCAGCTATCATTACGAACATTGGTGAAGCACATTTAATGGACTTAGGCTCTCGTGAGGCAATTGCCGAAGCGAAATTAGAAATCGTGACAGGATTACAAGAAGGTGGAGTGTTCGTATATAACGGAGACGAGCCGTTATTAACGAATCGTGTTCCTGAAATGAATTTAATAGCTGAAACAGTTACGTTTGGTGATGCTAGAGCAAATGATTATTATCCAACGACTGTAACGTTACAAGCAACTGGGACGCATTTTAAAATGAATAGAGAAGAAAACATTTCATTCTATCTACCCGTATTAGGGAAACACAATGTGTATAATACGCTTGCTTCTATGGCAATTGCGAAATACTTTGGTGTAACGTGGGAAGAGATGAAAGAAGGTTTAGTAACACTTCAAATGACGGGCATGCGTATGGAAATTGTAAAAACAGACAGTGGATTAACAATCATCAATGATGCCTATAATGCAAGTCCAACAGCTATGGAAGCGGCATTCCACCTAATGAATGGTTTAGATGGATTCTCTAAAAAAATTGTTGTTCTCGGGGATATGTTAGAGCTTGGAGATCAAGAAGTGCAGTTTCATTATGAAGTAGGTAAATTAATTGATCCAGCAAAAATCTCCTATGTGTTCACATATGGTAAATTAGGGGCTCAAATTGCTGAGGGAGCGAAAATTAATTTCCCTAACGAACGTGTAAAGGCTTATGATAATAAAGAAGAGTTAGTAAAAGAGTTGCAAGCAGTAGTCGATACAAAAGATGTTGTATTAGTAAAAGCATCTCGCGGTATGAAATTGGAAGAAGTAATTACGATGTTGAAATAA
- a CDS encoding DEAD/DEAH box helicase, producing MTTFRELGLSDSLLQSVESMGFEEATPIQAETIPHALQGKDIIGQAQTGTGKTAAFGLPLLDKVDTHKESVQGIVIAPTRELAIQVGEELYKIGKHKRVRILPIYGGQDINRQIRALKKHPHIIVGTPGRILDHINRKTLRLQNVETVVLDEADEMLNMGFIEDIEAILTDVPETHQTLLFSATMPDPIRRIAERFMTEPQHIKVKAKEVTMPNIQQFYLEVQEKKKFDVLTRLLDIQSPELAIVFGRTKRRVDELSEALNLRGYAAEGIHGDLTQAKRMSVLRKFKEGSIEVLVATDVAARGLDISGVTHVYNFDIPQDPESYVHRIGRTGRAGKKGIAMLFVTPRESGQLKNIERTTKRKMDRMDAPTLDEALEGQQRLIAEKLQSTIENENLAYYKRIAEEMLEENDSVTVVAAALKMMTKEPDTTPIALTSEPPVVSRGGGSKKRGGNGGGYRDGNRNRSRDGRGGDGRNRDRNRDGRNRDGNRDRNREGSRDGNRGRRGEGQGRPGSSNGRGERKHHSRKPQA from the coding sequence TTGACAACATTTCGAGAATTAGGATTAAGTGATTCTTTACTGCAATCTGTTGAAAGTATGGGCTTTGAAGAGGCTACGCCAATTCAAGCTGAAACAATTCCACATGCATTGCAAGGTAAGGATATTATTGGGCAAGCACAAACAGGTACAGGGAAAACAGCAGCATTCGGATTACCACTATTAGATAAAGTGGATACACATAAAGAATCGGTTCAAGGTATTGTTATCGCGCCAACGCGTGAATTAGCAATTCAAGTTGGAGAAGAGCTATACAAAATTGGTAAACATAAACGTGTTCGTATCTTACCAATTTACGGTGGTCAAGATATTAACCGCCAAATTCGTGCTCTAAAAAAACACCCACACATTATTGTTGGTACGCCGGGTCGTATTTTAGATCATATTAACCGTAAAACACTTCGCTTACAAAACGTAGAGACAGTTGTTCTTGACGAAGCGGATGAAATGTTAAACATGGGCTTCATTGAAGATATTGAAGCAATTTTAACAGATGTGCCAGAAACACATCAAACATTACTATTCTCAGCGACAATGCCGGACCCAATTCGTCGTATTGCTGAGCGTTTCATGACTGAGCCTCAACACATTAAAGTAAAAGCAAAAGAAGTAACAATGCCAAACATTCAGCAGTTCTATTTAGAAGTGCAAGAAAAGAAAAAGTTTGACGTGTTAACACGCTTACTAGATATTCAATCTCCAGAGCTTGCGATTGTGTTCGGTCGTACAAAGCGTCGTGTTGATGAATTATCAGAGGCATTAAACTTACGTGGTTATGCTGCAGAAGGTATCCATGGTGATTTAACTCAGGCGAAACGTATGTCTGTATTACGTAAATTCAAAGAAGGTTCTATTGAAGTTCTTGTTGCAACAGACGTTGCTGCACGTGGTCTTGATATTTCAGGCGTAACACACGTATATAACTTCGATATTCCACAAGATCCAGAATCATATGTTCACCGTATTGGCCGTACTGGTCGTGCAGGTAAAAAAGGTATTGCAATGCTATTTGTAACACCACGTGAATCTGGACAATTAAAAAATATCGAGCGTACAACAAAACGTAAAATGGACCGCATGGATGCACCGACACTTGACGAGGCACTAGAAGGTCAACAACGTTTAATCGCTGAAAAACTTCAAAGCACAATTGAAAATGAAAACTTAGCATACTACAAGCGTATTGCAGAAGAAATGTTAGAAGAGAACGACTCTGTAACAGTAGTAGCTGCTGCTTTAAAAATGATGACAAAAGAGCCAGATACAACTCCAATCGCTTTAACATCAGAACCACCAGTTGTTTCAAGAGGTGGCGGTTCTAAAAAACGCGGCGGTAACGGAGGCGGATACCGTGATGGTAATCGTAATCGTAGTCGTGATGGACGCGGTGGCGATGGTCGTAACCGTGACCGCAATCGTGATGGTCGTAATCGTGACGGTAACCGTGATCGCAATCGTGAAGGTAGCCGTGATGGTAACCGTGGTCGTCGTGGCGAAGGTCAAGGACGCCCAGGATCTTCAAACGGACGCGGCGAAAGAAAACATCATAGCCGTAAGCCACAAGCTTAA
- the uvsE gene encoding UV DNA damage repair endonuclease UvsE — MLVRLGHVAMSVHLKNASPSQTMTYAQFQKIDDREAAIRKLERIANSNLENCLRLLKHNKGHDISFFRLSSKLIPLANHEELLEWNYIRPLKENLKVLGDYAIRMNMRIDFHPDHFVVLNSPEENIFKQSVKTLQMHRKLLKGMGIEHKQRCVMHVGGGYKDKELALERFIENWSNVPRGIQEMIMLENDDTTFTLEDTLYLGEKLDIPVVFDLHHHMMNHDREDWHEDWARVVHTWESSLLPVKMHISSPREGKDPRAHADFIDVDTFLSFLKKIKGSVPQIDCMIEAKMKDESLFQLMRDLSEQTDVEIIDGASFYIK, encoded by the coding sequence ATGCTTGTAAGGCTTGGGCATGTCGCGATGAGTGTACATTTGAAAAATGCATCTCCATCTCAAACGATGACGTACGCACAGTTTCAAAAAATAGATGATCGGGAAGCGGCAATTCGTAAACTTGAAAGAATTGCTAATTCGAATTTGGAAAATTGCTTACGGTTATTAAAACATAATAAAGGCCATGATATATCCTTTTTTCGACTTAGTTCTAAGTTGATTCCTTTAGCGAATCATGAGGAGTTGTTAGAGTGGAATTATATTCGCCCTTTAAAAGAAAATTTAAAAGTGCTAGGTGATTACGCTATTCGAATGAATATGCGTATTGATTTTCATCCAGATCATTTTGTTGTACTCAATTCACCTGAGGAGAATATTTTTAAACAATCTGTAAAGACGTTACAGATGCATAGAAAATTATTAAAAGGTATGGGGATTGAACATAAGCAACGATGTGTAATGCATGTTGGGGGCGGATATAAAGATAAAGAGCTTGCATTAGAGCGTTTTATAGAGAATTGGTCTAATGTCCCAAGAGGTATTCAGGAAATGATTATGTTAGAAAATGATGATACAACTTTTACGCTCGAGGATACATTATATTTAGGAGAAAAACTGGACATTCCCGTTGTATTTGATTTACATCACCATATGATGAATCATGATCGAGAAGATTGGCATGAAGATTGGGCGCGTGTTGTACATACGTGGGAATCGTCTTTGTTACCAGTGAAAATGCACATTTCTAGTCCTAGAGAGGGAAAAGACCCGAGAGCACATGCGGACTTTATTGATGTAGATACTTTTTTATCTTTTTTAAAAAAGATAAAGGGAAGTGTTCCGCAAATTGATTGTATGATTGAAGCGAAGATGAAGGATGAGTCTTTATTTCAACTTATGAGGGATTTAAGTGAACAAACAGATGTGGAAATTATCGATGGTGCGAGCTTTTATATTAAATGA
- a CDS encoding rhomboid family intramembrane serine protease, with the protein MLIPSARISLQPIAISLLLIQFIMIMLGDFFLFPMAAYHEYIANGEWWRLITSLFVHVDLQHFLSNSICLFVLGSSIEKQLGRFSFIIIFFLSGILGNIFSYLIMPHEYIHAGASGGIFGLLGAQLFLLYSRYRSSNPKDIAIFSIMICILLLFTFFNPSANPISHLTGLVIGGICTPLLIKKLDGAELI; encoded by the coding sequence ATGCTCATACCATCCGCCCGCATTTCCTTACAACCAATCGCCATCTCTTTACTTCTCATACAATTCATTATGATTATGTTAGGCGATTTTTTCCTCTTTCCTATGGCAGCTTATCATGAATATATCGCTAATGGAGAATGGTGGCGTCTCATAACTTCCCTGTTCGTACATGTAGACTTACAACATTTTCTTTCTAATAGTATTTGTTTATTCGTCCTTGGCTCTTCTATTGAAAAACAACTAGGCCGCTTTTCTTTCATCATTATTTTTTTCCTTTCTGGCATTCTCGGAAATATTTTCTCTTATCTTATTATGCCCCATGAATATATTCATGCCGGGGCATCTGGTGGTATTTTCGGATTGCTAGGTGCACAGTTATTTCTATTGTATAGCCGATATCGTTCTTCCAATCCAAAAGACATTGCTATTTTTTCAATCATGATATGTATATTACTACTATTCACTTTCTTCAATCCCTCTGCCAACCCTATCAGCCATTTAACAGGATTGGTCATTGGTGGTATTTGCACCCCTTTATTAATAAAAAAACTCGATGGTGCAGAGCTCATTTAA
- the acpS gene encoding holo-ACP synthase has protein sequence MIVGIGIDIIELNRIEKMLDGKLKFMERILTENERNVAKGLKGSRLTEFVAGRFAAKEAYSKAVGTGIGKEVSFLDIEVRNDDRGKPILITSTEHIVHLSISHSKEFAVAQVVLESSSS, from the coding sequence ATGATTGTAGGGATTGGAATCGATATTATTGAATTGAATCGAATTGAAAAAATGCTAGATGGAAAGCTTAAATTTATGGAACGTATTTTAACTGAAAATGAACGTAATGTTGCTAAGGGACTGAAGGGAAGCCGCCTTACAGAGTTTGTAGCTGGAAGATTTGCAGCGAAAGAGGCGTATTCAAAAGCGGTAGGAACTGGTATTGGGAAAGAAGTGAGTTTTTTAGATATTGAAGTAAGAAATGATGATAGAGGGAAGCCGATTCTTATTACGAGTACAGAACATATTGTTCATTTATCGATTAGTCATAGTAAGGAATTTGCTGTTGCTCAAGTTGTTTTAGAAAGCTCGTCAAGCTAG